Proteins encoded within one genomic window of Acinetobacter sp. WCHA55:
- a CDS encoding HopJ type III effector protein, giving the protein MAQVLLAQLAAGEAKFSDVLAFIEAAYTHTPTAFKNGLQHNAATENQGSAKVFSFAQLHGLDQAQTLSLFAEHYVSVLATPDATDHQNIRQFMLNGWDGIEFDGTALTAK; this is encoded by the coding sequence ATGGCACAGGTATTATTGGCTCAGCTTGCAGCGGGCGAAGCAAAATTTTCAGATGTATTGGCTTTTATTGAAGCAGCCTATACACATACACCAACTGCATTTAAAAATGGTTTGCAGCACAATGCGGCAACTGAAAACCAAGGCAGCGCAAAAGTGTTTTCGTTTGCACAGCTTCACGGTCTCGATCAAGCGCAAACTTTAAGCCTATTTGCAGAACACTATGTTTCTGTTTTAGCGACACCTGATGCAACAGATCATCAAAATATTCGTCAGTTCATGTTGAATGGGTGGGATGGTATTGAGTTTGACGGTACGGCTTTGACTGCAAAATAA
- the crcB gene encoding fluoride efflux transporter CrcB yields MNWILVAMGGGIGACLRYGAGLLLFKPNMSFPWPTWWINIIGCFTAGLFFALSQKYPVLQQEVRLFLMVGILGGFTTFSSFGLETFQLLRQGQMLLALSYALSSLVVGVIVLGIGFYLLDSLFKP; encoded by the coding sequence ATGAATTGGATCTTGGTGGCAATGGGGGGAGGAATAGGGGCCTGTTTACGCTATGGTGCAGGCTTATTGCTCTTCAAACCGAATATGAGCTTTCCATGGCCGACGTGGTGGATCAATATTATCGGTTGTTTTACTGCGGGACTATTTTTTGCACTCAGTCAAAAATATCCAGTACTTCAACAAGAAGTGCGTTTATTTTTGATGGTGGGCATATTGGGTGGTTTTACGACATTTTCGAGTTTTGGCCTCGAAACGTTTCAATTACTGAGACAGGGGCAAATGCTACTCGCTTTGAGTTATGCATTATCAAGTTTAGTGGTGGGCGTGATTGTACTTGGAATAGGATTCTATTTACTCGACAGCCTTTTTAAGCCTTAA
- a CDS encoding type B 50S ribosomal protein L31 codes for MRANIHPEYREVLFHDTNADAFFIIGSTLQSNQTREHEGKTYPYVSLDISSASHPFYTGEQRQTSNEGRVASFNKRFARFKRSQ; via the coding sequence ATGCGTGCCAATATTCATCCAGAGTACCGCGAAGTGCTATTTCACGACACCAATGCCGATGCATTTTTCATTATCGGTAGTACATTACAAAGTAACCAAACCCGTGAGCATGAAGGTAAAACGTATCCTTATGTCAGTTTGGATATTTCAAGTGCTTCACATCCGTTTTATACCGGTGAACAACGTCAAACCAGTAATGAAGGTCGGGTTGCAAGCTTCAATAAACGTTTCGCGCGTTTCAAACGCTCACAATAA